The following proteins are co-located in the Halarcobacter sp. genome:
- a CDS encoding TRIC cation channel family protein, translated as MTALEIADIVGIISFAISGFLIAVHMKLDILGIFISSFLTAFGGGMVRDVIANKTPYIFTNNLPIILVLSTLVIAIVFKLHKIPDLEGKLAFVLTDTIGLVSFAISGALIAMKSDFNMIGIVLLSLLTAIGGGTLRDVVINRIPAVLMSDFYGAIAIIISFVIIAADSFYEINKITLLSIFIFGVILRLIAYKKRWHLPTLS; from the coding sequence ATGACTGCATTAGAAATAGCAGATATCGTAGGAATAATATCTTTTGCAATTAGTGGTTTTTTAATTGCTGTACATATGAAATTAGACATTTTAGGAATATTTATTTCCTCTTTTTTAACTGCCTTTGGTGGAGGAATGGTTAGAGATGTTATTGCCAATAAAACCCCATATATATTTACAAACAATCTACCTATAATATTAGTTTTATCTACACTTGTTATTGCAATAGTTTTTAAACTTCATAAAATACCCGATTTAGAAGGGAAATTAGCTTTTGTATTAACAGATACAATAGGCTTAGTCTCTTTTGCTATTTCAGGAGCTTTAATAGCTATGAAATCAGATTTTAATATGATTGGTATTGTTCTACTTTCACTTTTAACAGCAATTGGTGGAGGAACACTTAGAGATGTAGTAATAAATAGAATTCCCGCTGTACTTATGAGTGATTTTTATGGTGCAATTGCCATAATCATCTCTTTTGTAATAATTGCCGCTGATTCTTTCTATGAGATAAACAAAATCACCCTTCTTTCCATATTTATATTTGGTGTAATATTAAGATTAATTGCTTACAAAAAAAGATGGCATCTACCAACTTTATCCTAA
- the lpdA gene encoding dihydrolipoyl dehydrogenase gives MYDVIVIGAGPAGYEIASLLGEGGKSVCLIEKDEEHLGGTCLNWGCIPAKNFLESAIYTKKASYFKECGVDFTLNSFDMEKLKSNSCRLICDTKTGIFKKLKKAKVEIKYGLASFVDENSIQVGDEIIEASEFIIATGSNHREHPLMKIDKDKIISSKEVFTLDKLPESILIVGGGAIGCEFATFFHSLGVKTHIAEFTPKLLPIEDDDMGKTIKREFERSGIKVDVKANIIEYEVLEDGVQVTLDLGKKQEVLKFDKVLISIGRVPNTNELNLGKANVASDNGFVEVDSNLQSETNKKVYAIGDVIRSPALAHVAYYEAKRVANKILNHEALPQKAIFPSVTFCSPQVASIGESEYSLKEQGVKFKTKKVFFKTSAKAKIKGDDSGFIKIIYDEEAETILGAGIVGNEATELIHQFLVVINAKLTLKDLSKMIFAHPTLSESTLEVFWH, from the coding sequence ATGTATGATGTAATAGTAATAGGAGCAGGACCAGCAGGATATGAGATAGCTTCACTTTTAGGTGAGGGTGGAAAATCTGTATGTTTAATAGAAAAAGATGAAGAGCATTTAGGTGGAACTTGTTTAAACTGGGGATGTATTCCAGCCAAAAACTTTTTAGAAAGTGCAATATATACAAAAAAAGCCTCATATTTCAAAGAGTGTGGAGTTGATTTTACTTTAAATAGTTTTGATATGGAAAAACTTAAAAGCAATAGTTGTAGACTTATTTGTGATACAAAAACTGGAATTTTTAAAAAACTAAAAAAAGCAAAAGTTGAGATTAAATATGGTCTTGCTTCATTTGTAGATGAAAACTCTATTCAAGTAGGTGATGAGATTATAGAAGCCTCTGAGTTTATAATAGCAACTGGTTCTAATCATAGGGAACATCCATTGATGAAAATAGATAAAGATAAAATCATCTCTTCTAAAGAGGTTTTTACCCTTGATAAACTACCTGAATCTATTTTAATAGTTGGTGGTGGAGCTATTGGGTGTGAGTTTGCTACATTTTTTCACTCACTAGGAGTTAAAACACATATTGCAGAGTTTACACCAAAGCTTCTTCCTATAGAAGATGATGATATGGGAAAAACCATCAAAAGAGAGTTTGAGAGAAGTGGAATAAAAGTTGATGTAAAAGCAAATATTATTGAATATGAGGTTTTAGAAGATGGGGTTCAAGTTACACTTGATTTAGGGAAAAAACAAGAGGTGTTAAAATTTGATAAGGTTTTAATCTCTATTGGAAGAGTTCCTAATACAAATGAGCTAAATCTGGGAAAAGCAAATGTAGCAAGTGACAATGGTTTTGTTGAGGTGGACTCAAATTTACAATCAGAAACTAATAAAAAAGTATATGCAATAGGTGATGTTATAAGATCTCCTGCTTTAGCCCATGTGGCTTATTATGAAGCAAAAAGGGTTGCAAACAAAATTTTAAACCATGAAGCCTTACCTCAAAAAGCTATTTTCCCATCTGTTACTTTTTGCTCTCCACAAGTTGCATCAATAGGGGAAAGTGAATACTCTTTAAAAGAGCAAGGTGTAAAATTTAAAACAAAAAAAGTGTTTTTTAAAACAAGTGCAAAAGCTAAAATAAAAGGTGATGATAGTGGGTTTATAAAAATCATCTATGATGAAGAGGCTGAAACTATTTTAGGAGCTGGTATTGTAGGAAATGAAGCAACTGAGTTGATACATCAATTTTTAGTTGTCATAAATGCAAAACTTACTTTAAAAGATTTATCAAAAATGATTTTTGCCCATCCAACACTTAGTGAATCTACTTTGGAGGTTTTTTGGCATTAA
- the lipA gene encoding lipoyl synthase: MTKKMNTRDFIKNSDNGRKPEWLRKKLQFGAQKEMDQLLNNVGIHTICQEAKCPNISECFSKKNATFLILGAICTRRCSYCNVATGKPLEVNKKEIEQVTSSVKLLGLKYVVITSPARDDLKDGGAKQFYEVTQNIIKELPDTKVELLIPDFQGSLDSLKLVANSGALVLGHNMETVPSLYKIRKAANYKRSLQVLKKLKTLAPKTAKTKTALMVGLGETQEEMIQVFKDLRDVGCDYLSIGQYLAPSNEFQRVVEYVRPSQFEKYKQIALDLGFEYVHSSPYTRSSYLAHEYVGE; encoded by the coding sequence ATGACTAAGAAGATGAATACTAGAGATTTTATTAAAAATAGTGACAATGGCAGAAAACCAGAGTGGCTAAGAAAAAAACTTCAATTTGGAGCACAAAAAGAGATGGATCAACTTCTAAATAATGTTGGTATCCATACAATTTGTCAAGAGGCAAAGTGTCCAAATATAAGTGAGTGTTTCTCTAAAAAGAATGCAACTTTTCTAATCCTTGGGGCAATTTGTACTAGAAGATGCTCTTATTGTAATGTGGCAACAGGAAAACCTCTTGAAGTAAATAAAAAAGAGATAGAGCAAGTAACAAGTTCTGTTAAATTACTCGGTCTTAAATATGTGGTTATCACAAGTCCAGCTAGGGATGATTTAAAAGATGGAGGAGCAAAACAGTTTTATGAAGTAACTCAAAATATAATAAAAGAGTTACCAGATACTAAAGTTGAGCTTTTAATCCCTGATTTTCAAGGAAGTCTAGACTCTTTAAAACTTGTTGCAAATAGTGGAGCACTTGTATTAGGACACAATATGGAAACAGTTCCAAGCCTTTATAAGATAAGAAAAGCAGCAAATTATAAAAGGTCACTACAAGTTCTAAAAAAACTAAAGACCTTAGCACCTAAAACTGCAAAAACAAAAACGGCACTTATGGTTGGACTTGGTGAAACCCAAGAAGAGATGATACAAGTATTTAAAGACCTAAGAGATGTAGGGTGTGATTACTTAAGTATTGGTCAATATTTGGCACCATCAAATGAGTTTCAAAGAGTTGTTGAGTATGTTAGACCTTCACAATTTGAAAAATATAAACAGATAGCTTTAGATTTAGGCTTTGAGTATGTTCATTCAAGTCCATATACAAGAAGTTCATATTTAGCACATGAGTATGTAGGAGAGTAA
- the gcvPB gene encoding aminomethyl-transferring glycine dehydrogenase subunit GcvPB yields the protein MSKVLTIFHKSQEGRKGISLPKLDVPKSEIKKEFTRETKAQLPELSEFDVVRHFTNLSTKNFAIDKNFYPLGSCTMKYNPKIAERVAALEGFTGLHPHLITNNMSEDVQGALEVVDMLEQKLCAVTGMSAFTTTPQAGAHGEMLGIMMIHKYHESKGDKRKYVIVPDSSHGTNPATAAMVGYEVITIKSDENGAMDFDAFKGKISDEVAAVMLTVPNTLGIYNKKIKEICSLAHEYGAMMYYDGANMNAIMGVARPGDIGFDVIHINVHKTFATPHGGGGPGSGPVGVNEKLKPFLPDLGIKKVDGEYQFSKGGSDSIGKISPFFGNYGISLRAIVYMTVLGGNGMKNASSKAVLNANYIRMRLRDYFDMPYDTLCMHECVFSAKTLAKEYKVTAMDIAKYLLDFGLHAPTVYFPLIVKEAIMIEPTETENKQIIDEFCDRMIEAVKLAHEDATAFKEYPKTLGVCRPDDTRAIKELDVCFDC from the coding sequence ATGAGTAAGGTATTAACTATATTTCATAAGAGCCAAGAGGGAAGAAAAGGTATATCTTTACCTAAACTTGATGTTCCAAAAAGTGAAATCAAAAAAGAGTTTACAAGGGAAACTAAAGCACAACTACCAGAGCTTAGTGAGTTTGATGTGGTTAGACACTTTACAAATTTGTCAACAAAAAACTTTGCTATTGATAAAAACTTCTATCCACTTGGTTCTTGTACTATGAAGTATAATCCAAAAATAGCTGAAAGAGTAGCAGCACTTGAAGGTTTTACAGGACTTCATCCACATTTGATTACAAATAATATGAGTGAAGATGTACAAGGGGCACTTGAGGTTGTAGATATGTTGGAGCAAAAGCTTTGTGCAGTTACTGGGATGAGTGCTTTTACAACAACTCCACAAGCTGGAGCTCATGGTGAGATGCTTGGTATTATGATGATTCATAAATATCATGAAAGCAAAGGAGATAAAAGAAAATATGTAATTGTTCCAGACTCTTCCCATGGAACAAATCCAGCAACAGCAGCGATGGTTGGATATGAGGTTATTACTATTAAATCTGATGAAAATGGAGCTATGGATTTTGATGCTTTTAAAGGAAAAATCTCTGATGAAGTAGCAGCTGTAATGCTTACAGTTCCAAACACTTTGGGTATTTATAATAAAAAGATAAAAGAGATTTGCTCTTTAGCTCATGAGTATGGTGCAATGATGTATTATGATGGAGCAAATATGAATGCTATCATGGGTGTGGCAAGACCAGGAGATATCGGTTTTGATGTTATTCATATAAATGTTCATAAAACCTTTGCAACTCCACATGGTGGTGGAGGGCCAGGTTCTGGTCCTGTTGGAGTAAATGAAAAATTAAAACCATTTTTGCCAGATCTTGGAATAAAAAAAGTTGATGGAGAGTATCAATTTTCAAAGGGTGGAAGTGATTCAATTGGAAAAATCTCACCCTTTTTTGGAAATTATGGAATCTCTTTAAGAGCAATTGTTTATATGACAGTTTTAGGTGGAAATGGGATGAAAAATGCCAGCTCAAAAGCTGTATTAAATGCCAACTATATAAGAATGAGATTAAGGGATTATTTTGATATGCCTTATGATACTTTATGTATGCATGAGTGTGTATTCTCTGCTAAAACACTTGCCAAAGAGTATAAAGTAACAGCAATGGATATAGCAAAATATCTTCTAGATTTTGGTCTTCATGCACCAACTGTTTATTTCCCTTTAATTGTAAAAGAGGCAATTATGATAGAGCCAACTGAAACAGAAAATAAACAAATTATAGATGAGTTTTGTGACAGGATGATTGAGGCTGTTAAGTTGGCACATGAAGATGCAACAGCCTTCAAAGAGTATCCAAAAACATTGGGTGTATGTAGACCTGATGATACAAGAGCTATAAAAGAACTTGATGTTTGTTTTGACTGCTAA
- the gcvPA gene encoding aminomethyl-transferring glycine dehydrogenase subunit GcvPA, translating into MPYTPHTKTEIKQMLETIGLQQEHQLFDSVPSNLRIDSLDIEDGLDEFTTFEKFKTLASKNVTDKTIFLGGGYYDHIVPSAVDALSGRAEFYTAYTPYQAEASQGTLQVLYEYQSLVCKLTGMDVSNASMYDGATALAEAALMAVRISKRDKILVDGGVNPIYIKVVQTYLKFRDIEVEIIPLNGDHSDYETIESKIDDSVGGFLFQNPNFLGSINSYEKIIKKLHENKAIAVMSAYAVSLGVLKDPASMGVDIVAADGQCLGNYLSFGGPSFGLIATKQDFIRALPGRIIGKTLDKDGKEIFVLTMQAREQHIRRHRATSNICSNQNLLALRSTIFLSLLGKEGFEELASTCHSKSEYLKNELLKLKDVEIFNSGETFNEFVIKTPCDATDLLEAMSNKGFYAGINLGNLFEGFENSILVTVTEKRTKEQMDSFVKSLAQILGVQA; encoded by the coding sequence ATGCCATATACTCCCCATACTAAAACAGAAATAAAACAGATGCTTGAAACTATAGGTTTACAACAGGAGCATCAACTTTTTGATTCTGTGCCAAGTAATCTTAGAATAGATTCATTAGATATAGAAGATGGTTTAGATGAGTTTACAACATTTGAGAAGTTTAAAACATTAGCTTCAAAAAATGTAACTGATAAAACTATCTTTTTAGGTGGTGGTTACTATGACCATATAGTTCCAAGTGCAGTTGATGCTTTATCTGGACGTGCAGAGTTTTATACAGCATATACTCCATATCAAGCAGAAGCTTCACAAGGAACACTGCAAGTATTGTATGAATATCAAAGCTTAGTATGTAAACTAACAGGAATGGATGTGTCAAATGCCTCTATGTACGATGGTGCAACTGCTTTGGCTGAAGCTGCACTTATGGCTGTTAGAATCTCTAAAAGAGATAAAATTTTAGTTGATGGTGGAGTAAATCCAATTTATATCAAAGTTGTTCAAACTTACTTAAAATTTAGAGATATAGAGGTTGAAATCATACCTTTAAATGGTGACCACAGTGATTATGAAACTATTGAATCAAAAATAGATGATAGCGTGGGTGGTTTTTTATTCCAAAACCCAAATTTTTTAGGTTCAATAAACTCTTATGAAAAGATAATAAAAAAACTCCATGAAAATAAAGCAATAGCTGTAATGTCTGCTTATGCAGTTTCATTAGGAGTATTAAAAGATCCTGCTTCAATGGGTGTTGATATAGTTGCAGCAGATGGACAATGCTTAGGAAACTATCTTTCTTTTGGTGGACCATCATTTGGACTAATTGCTACAAAACAAGATTTTATTAGAGCTCTACCTGGAAGAATTATTGGTAAAACTTTAGATAAAGATGGTAAAGAGATATTTGTTTTAACAATGCAAGCAAGGGAGCAACATATTAGAAGACACAGAGCAACTTCAAATATTTGTTCAAATCAAAATCTATTGGCTTTAAGAAGTACAATTTTCCTTTCACTTCTTGGAAAAGAGGGTTTTGAAGAGTTAGCTTCAACTTGCCATAGTAAAAGTGAATATCTAAAAAATGAACTTTTAAAACTAAAAGATGTAGAGATTTTTAATAGTGGCGAAACCTTTAATGAATTTGTTATAAAAACCCCTTGCGATGCTACAGATTTACTTGAAGCTATGAGTAACAAAGGTTTTTATGCAGGGATAAATCTTGGTAACCTTTTTGAAGGTTTTGAAAACTCTATTTTAGTAACAGTGACAGAGAAAAGAACAAAAGAGCAAATGGATTCGTTTGTTAAATCTTTAGCTCAAATTTTAGGAGTACAAGCATGA
- the gcvH gene encoding glycine cleavage system protein GcvH, translating into MKKFSQEHEWVEVDGENGVVGISKYAIEQLGDITFLELPEVDEEVSAEDSVAFIESVKAASDIYTPVSGTITEVNEALLDTPELLNQDANVNWIYKMIISDESELENLMDETSYNEYTESL; encoded by the coding sequence ATGAAAAAATTTAGTCAAGAGCATGAGTGGGTTGAAGTTGATGGAGAAAATGGTGTTGTTGGAATTTCTAAATATGCAATTGAACAATTAGGTGATATTACATTTTTAGAGTTGCCAGAAGTTGATGAGGAGGTTAGTGCTGAAGATAGTGTTGCTTTTATTGAGTCAGTAAAAGCTGCAAGTGATATTTATACTCCAGTTTCAGGAACTATTACAGAAGTAAATGAAGCTTTACTTGATACACCAGAACTTTTAAACCAAGATGCAAATGTAAACTGGATTTATAAAATGATTATTTCAGATGAGAGTGAACTTGAAAACCTTATGGATGAAACATCTTATAACGAATATACTGAATCATTGTAG
- the gcvT gene encoding glycine cleavage system aminomethyltransferase GcvT encodes MENLLKTALYEKQLETKCKMVPFAGWEMPIQFEGIIAEHGYCRNDVALFDTSHMGEFFFKGDIKTSGINEATSINIDALKIGKCKYGFLLNEKGGVIDDLIIYRLSVDELMIVVNASRAAIDFKTITSRLKTGSLDDRSKEVSKLDVQGPHSKKVLQKYFDINLDDLGFFSFVQTKIFGEDCLLSRTGYTGELGFELYVDASTAVEIWDTLINTEGVKPAGLGARDALRLEMGYSLYGNDLTEEITPLEANLSMFVNLQREYVGCEALAKQKEQGVKRLLIPFKTTSRRSARKDFEAYQDDKKIGFVTSAAFSPTLNVGIGLVMVDVDKFDGNSSFELRDTSNMSRGAIEANKASLPFIKK; translated from the coding sequence ATGGAAAATCTATTAAAAACGGCACTTTATGAAAAACAATTAGAAACAAAGTGTAAGATGGTTCCTTTTGCTGGATGGGAAATGCCTATACAGTTTGAGGGAATCATAGCTGAACATGGTTATTGTAGAAATGATGTTGCACTTTTTGATACTTCCCATATGGGGGAGTTTTTTTTTAAAGGTGATATAAAAACTTCAGGGATAAATGAAGCAACATCTATAAATATTGATGCGCTAAAAATAGGAAAATGTAAATATGGCTTTTTGTTAAATGAGAAAGGTGGGGTTATTGATGATCTTATTATTTATAGACTTAGTGTTGATGAACTTATGATTGTAGTAAATGCTTCAAGGGCTGCAATCGATTTTAAAACTATTACAAGCAGACTAAAAACTGGTTCTTTAGATGATAGGTCTAAAGAGGTTTCTAAACTGGATGTTCAAGGTCCACACTCAAAAAAAGTTTTACAAAAATATTTTGATATAAATCTAGATGATTTAGGTTTCTTCTCTTTTGTTCAAACTAAAATTTTTGGAGAGGATTGTTTATTGAGTCGTACTGGATATACGGGAGAGTTAGGATTTGAACTTTATGTTGATGCTTCTACAGCAGTAGAGATCTGGGATACTTTAATAAATACAGAAGGTGTAAAACCAGCTGGACTTGGAGCAAGGGATGCTTTAAGGCTTGAGATGGGTTATAGTCTTTATGGAAACGATTTAACTGAAGAGATTACACCACTTGAAGCAAATCTTTCTATGTTTGTAAATCTACAAAGGGAATATGTTGGATGTGAAGCCTTAGCAAAACAAAAAGAGCAGGGTGTAAAAAGATTGTTAATCCCTTTTAAAACAACTTCAAGAAGAAGTGCAAGAAAAGATTTTGAAGCTTATCAAGATGACAAAAAAATAGGTTTTGTAACTTCTGCTGCTTTTTCTCCAACTTTAAATGTTGGAATAGGTTTAGTTATGGTTGATGTTGATAAATTTGATGGGAATAGTAGTTTTGAATTAAGAGACACATCTAATATGAGCAGGGGAGCAATAGAGGCAAACAAAGCCTCTTTGCCATTTATAAAAAAATAA
- a CDS encoding peroxiredoxin codes for MACDTGAKPIEKKEESSENQNIIENKKEEKMSSSLVLRKVPEFKMEAYDAKSGHYTEVSSEDYKGKWHVVCFYPADFTFVCPTEIAAMNAKYDEFQELGVEILAVSTDTKFSHKRFVETEPLLEGLKLTIGADSTGAVSRAFGVMIEEEGIALRGRFLINPEGTVVAQEVQAPMVGRNVNEFLRQVKAWQHAEKTGEVCPAGWVPGKKTLPVNTDVEQMTGRVGDYITVEEIMS; via the coding sequence ATGGCTTGCGATACAGGTGCAAAACCAATTGAAAAAAAAGAAGAATCAAGTGAAAATCAAAATATTATAGAAAATAAAAAGGAAGAAAAAATGAGTTCAAGTTTAGTATTAAGAAAAGTACCAGAGTTTAAAATGGAAGCATACGATGCAAAATCAGGACACTATACAGAAGTTAGTAGTGAAGATTACAAAGGTAAATGGCACGTAGTTTGTTTTTATCCAGCAGACTTTACATTTGTTTGTCCAACAGAAATTGCAGCTATGAATGCAAAATATGATGAATTCCAAGAGTTAGGTGTAGAGATTTTAGCTGTATCAACTGATACAAAATTTTCTCACAAAAGATTTGTAGAAACAGAACCTTTATTAGAAGGATTAAAACTAACTATTGGTGCTGATTCAACAGGTGCTGTAAGTCGAGCATTTGGTGTTATGATTGAAGAAGAAGGTATAGCTTTAAGAGGAAGATTTTTAATCAACCCAGAAGGAACTGTAGTAGCTCAAGAGGTTCAAGCACCAATGGTTGGAAGAAACGTAAATGAGTTCTTAAGACAAGTAAAAGCTTGGCAACATGCAGAAAAAACTGGTGAAGTTTGTCCAGCTGGATGGGTTCCAGGTAAGAAAACACTTCCAGTTAACACTGATGTTGAGCAAATGACAGGTAGAGTTGGTGATTATATCACTGTTGAAGAGATTATGTCATAA
- a CDS encoding response regulator transcription factor encodes MNSLTLLYAEDELETRENYGRYLKRYFKEVYIVSNGKEALDVYKQYKPNIMLLDINMPILNGLELTKQIREEDNLTRVIILTAHLEQDKLLFAAELNLTKYLPKPISRMELKKALNEATKQFKQLNNENEYLYFKNGLKWNKSSKILFFENNEIKLTKHETLLIELLTSKKDKVFSSDEIALYLWDDIIDLEHSSKLKDIIKRLRKKLPKDTIENIYAAGYKIL; translated from the coding sequence ATGAATAGTTTGACTCTTTTATACGCAGAAGATGAATTAGAAACAAGGGAAAACTATGGAAGGTATCTAAAAAGATATTTTAAAGAGGTTTATATTGTTTCAAATGGAAAAGAAGCTTTAGATGTTTATAAACAATATAAACCAAATATTATGCTTCTTGATATAAATATGCCTATACTAAATGGTCTTGAACTAACAAAACAAATTAGAGAAGAAGATAATCTAACAAGAGTTATAATCTTAACAGCACACTTAGAACAAGATAAACTTTTATTTGCAGCTGAATTAAATCTAACAAAATATCTTCCAAAACCAATCTCAAGAATGGAGTTGAAAAAAGCTTTAAATGAAGCTACAAAGCAGTTTAAACAATTAAACAATGAAAATGAATACTTATACTTTAAAAATGGTTTAAAATGGAATAAGAGCTCTAAAATACTATTTTTTGAAAACAATGAAATAAAGCTTACTAAGCATGAAACACTTCTAATAGAATTGCTTACATCAAAAAAAGATAAGGTGTTTTCAAGTGATGAGATAGCACTTTACCTTTGGGATGATATTATAGATTTAGAACATAGTTCAAAACTAAAAGATATAATCAAGCGTCTTAGAAAAAAACTTCCTAAAGATACAATTGAAAATATATATGCAGCAGGGTATAAAATATTGTAG
- a CDS encoding HAMP domain-containing sensor histidine kinase codes for MFDLALQNQHYVFIFIIFALALVFFIISKISYNKKLEKEVNKQLNELRDKDKLLIAQSKLAAVGETLAHIAHQWKQPLSQINSVVANIEADFEDKKLDSEKLEEHLNEIEKLTFYMSDTIESFNNYLQPNEEKEVFYIKEAFDTAFALVYKLFESKQIECKFEIQEDSKVLGVKKEFVQAILVILNNAKDVLVDNNIENPKIQIFIGIVDNKAYLEISDNGGGIPQEFFEKIFDPYFTTKPHSQGTGHGLCMAKMIVEKSMHGELKVENENLGAKFSIILSKEENE; via the coding sequence ATGTTTGATCTAGCTCTTCAAAATCAACATTATGTATTTATATTTATAATTTTTGCCTTAGCACTTGTATTTTTTATAATTTCAAAAATAAGTTATAATAAAAAATTAGAAAAAGAGGTAAATAAACAACTTAATGAATTAAGAGATAAAGATAAACTTTTAATTGCCCAATCAAAACTTGCGGCAGTTGGGGAAACTTTAGCTCATATAGCCCATCAATGGAAACAGCCCCTTTCACAAATAAATTCTGTAGTTGCAAATATAGAAGCAGATTTTGAAGATAAAAAACTTGATAGTGAAAAATTAGAAGAGCATCTAAATGAGATAGAGAAATTAACCTTTTATATGTCAGATACTATTGAGAGTTTTAATAACTATTTACAACCAAATGAGGAAAAAGAGGTTTTTTATATAAAAGAGGCTTTTGATACTGCTTTTGCACTTGTATATAAACTTTTTGAATCAAAACAAATTGAGTGTAAATTTGAGATTCAAGAGGATTCAAAAGTACTAGGTGTAAAAAAAGAGTTTGTACAAGCTATTTTAGTAATACTTAATAATGCAAAAGATGTTTTAGTAGATAACAATATAGAAAATCCAAAAATCCAAATTTTTATAGGAATAGTTGACAATAAAGCTTATTTAGAGATAAGTGATAACGGCGGTGGAATACCCCAAGAGTTTTTTGAAAAAATTTTTGACCCATACTTTACAACAAAACCACACTCACAAGGGACTGGTCATGGACTTTGTATGGCAAAAATGATAGTTGAAAAATCTATGCATGGGGAACTAAAAGTTGAAAATGAAAATTTAGGAGCTAAATTTTCTATTATATTATCTAAGGAAGAGAATGAATAG
- the purN gene encoding phosphoribosylglycinamide formyltransferase, with translation MKRIGILASHNGSGFETIQKACEEKILDAQVVLVISNNSDANVLKKAENKNVPNFIINSKKFPDENLDEKITNLMLEFKVDFIFLSGFMKKLEKNLISTYENKIINSHPALLPKFGGKGMFGTNVHKAVIEAKEKESGCTIHFVNENYDEGEYILQKMLDISNTETVESLENKIKSLESKAIVEALQKVIK, from the coding sequence ATGAAAAGAATTGGAATTTTAGCCTCACACAATGGTAGTGGCTTTGAAACTATACAAAAAGCGTGTGAAGAAAAAATTTTAGATGCGCAAGTTGTACTTGTAATATCAAACAATAGTGATGCAAATGTATTAAAAAAAGCAGAAAATAAAAATGTGCCAAATTTTATAATAAATTCAAAAAAATTTCCAGATGAAAATTTAGATGAAAAAATTACAAATCTTATGCTTGAGTTTAAAGTTGATTTCATCTTTTTATCTGGATTTATGAAAAAATTGGAAAAAAATCTTATTAGTACTTATGAAAATAAAATTATAAATTCCCATCCAGCACTTTTACCAAAATTTGGTGGAAAAGGAATGTTTGGAACAAATGTACATAAAGCAGTTATTGAAGCAAAAGAAAAAGAATCTGGTTGTACTATTCATTTCGTAAATGAAAATTATGATGAGGGTGAATATATATTACAAAAAATGTTAGATATTTCTAATACTGAGACTGTAGAATCACTAGAAAATAAAATTAAATCTTTAGAATCAAAAGCTATTGTAGAAGCACTACAAAAAGTTATAAAATAG
- the ruvC gene encoding crossover junction endodeoxyribonuclease RuvC, protein MKILGIDPGTRNCGYAVIEKVGNNVKLIEAGLIKIKTKILQEQIVEMCEGLEMIFKKYDINEVAIEDMFYAFNPKTVIKLAQFRGAISLKVLQEFGHFAEYTPLQVKQAVTGNGKAQKEQVAFMVKRLLGIKKEIKPLDITDAIAIALTHSQRLK, encoded by the coding sequence TTGAAAATATTAGGAATTGACCCGGGAACAAGAAACTGTGGATATGCAGTTATTGAAAAAGTGGGAAATAATGTGAAATTGATAGAAGCAGGCTTGATTAAAATTAAAACAAAAATCCTTCAAGAACAGATTGTGGAGATGTGTGAAGGGCTTGAAATGATTTTTAAAAAATATGATATTAATGAAGTTGCAATAGAGGATATGTTTTATGCTTTTAATCCAAAAACAGTTATTAAACTAGCACAATTTAGAGGTGCAATCTCTTTAAAAGTTTTACAAGAGTTTGGACATTTTGCAGAATATACGCCTTTGCAAGTTAAACAAGCAGTTACCGGAAATGGAAAAGCACAAAAAGAGCAAGTAGCTTTTATGGTAAAAAGATTACTTGGAATAAAAAAAGAGATAAAACCATTAGATATTACAGATGCAATAGCAATAGCACTTACTCATTCTCAAAGATTAAAATAG